ACCGCAAACTCAGGTGCCGGTGCCTTGCCCTGCGCCTGAACCATTACCGGCAAGAAGGTTGCGATCAATGCGATCGAAAAGAGCTTCAGAAGACCGCCCATATCGCCGAAATTGCCAGGCCGATCATGCAGAGCCAGCCAATCACAAACATGGCCGACCGCATCGGCTGGTTTTCCGTCCCAATATGAACAACTGCCATGGCAATGCGCGCGGCAATGAAGATCGACGCCAGAAGATTAACCACAAACGGCGCAGCCCCGGCCAGAATCGCCGCCAGTGTCGCAGCAATGAAGGGGCCGGAAACCTCTACCGCATTGGCGAAAGCCCGTTCACGCCGGTACACCGGATTGGCATAGTCCCGAATGGGTTTGCCACAATCGCTTCGAGTTTCCGCCGTCCGCCCAACAGTCGACAGCCCGCCAAGAATAATCGACATCAACGCCCAAATGGCTAGGGCAGCAATGGCGTGGCTATACTCTGCGAATTGGTCAATCATTCCGCAGCCACCGCAGAAACACGACCCGTGCGCTTGTGTTTGATCCGGTCCTCGATCTCGTCACGGAAGTGGCGGATCAGACCCTGAATAGGCCAGGCCGCCGCATCGCCAAGCGCGCAAATCGTGTGGCCCTCAACCTGTTTGGTCACATCCAGTAGCATGTCGATTTCTTCCGGCTCTGCATCGCCTGTCACCAGACGGTCCATGACCCGCATCATCCAGCCGGTACCCTCGCGGCAGGGCGTACATTGCCCGCAGCTTTCATGCTTATAGAACTTCGCCAGCCGCCAGATCGCTTTGATCACATCGGTGGAGTTATCCATGACAATCACCGCCGCGGTGCCCAGACCCGAACGCTGCTCGCGCAGATAGTCGAAATCCATGATCGCATCTTTCATCTGTGCACCGGGGATCATCGGCACAGAAGAACCACCGGGGATCACGGCCTTGAGGTTGTCCCAGCCGCCGCGAATGCCGCCGCAATGGGTCTCGATCAACTCTTCAAAGGTGATCGACATCGCCTCTTCAACCACACAGGGGTTGTTCACATGCCCGCTGATCGCAAACAGCTTGGTACCGGCATTGTTCGGACGGCCAAAGCCGGCGAACCATTCCGGCCCGCGGCGCAGGATGGTTGGCACGACGGCAATCGATTCCACATTGTTCACTGTGGTCGGGCAGCCATAAAGACCCGCGCCTGCCGGGAACGGCGGTTTCATCCGGGGCATGCCCTTTTTGCCTTCAAGGCTTTCCAGCAGCGCGGTTTCCTCGCCACAGATATAGGCCCCCGCCCCATGCGCCAGATAGATGTCGAAATCCCAACCGGATTTACAGGCGTTCTTGCCGACCAAGCCTGCATCATAGGCTTCGTCAATCGCCGCTTGAAGCGCCTCGCGCTCGCGGATGTATTCGCCGCGAATGTAGATATAGCAGGCATGGGCGTTCATCGCGAAAGACGCAATCAGACAGCCCTCGATCAGCGTATGCGGATCGTGGCGCATGATCTCGCGGTCCTTACAGGTGCCCGGCTCTGATTCATCAGCGTTGATCACCAGATAGCTGGGGCGGCCATCGCTTTCCTTGGGCATGAAGGACCATTTCAAACCAGTCGGGAAGCCCGCACCACCGCGCCCGCGCAAACCGGATGCCTTCATCTGATCGACGATCCAAGGCGCACCCTTTTTGATGATATCCGCCGTGCCATCCCAATGGCCGCGACTTTGCGCACCTTTCAGCGTGCGGTCATGCATGCCGTAGATGTTGGTAAAAATGCGGTCCTGATCTGCAAGCATTGCTGCGCCCTATCTATTGTCATCGCGGCCCCTTCGGGCCGGTCTTTGGTATCTCGACCCGTCTTGCGGGCCGGTTAAACTTTCAGCGGCCCGACCTTTTGTCAGCCTGCCGCGCTTGCCACATCTGCCAGATCACCACCA
This DNA window, taken from Sulfitobacter pacificus, encodes the following:
- a CDS encoding MAPEG family protein, with the protein product MIDQFAEYSHAIAALAIWALMSIILGGLSTVGRTAETRSDCGKPIRDYANPVYRRERAFANAVEVSGPFIAATLAAILAGAAPFVVNLLASIFIAARIAMAVVHIGTENQPMRSAMFVIGWLCMIGLAISAIWAVF
- the nuoF gene encoding NADH-quinone oxidoreductase subunit NuoF — protein: MLADQDRIFTNIYGMHDRTLKGAQSRGHWDGTADIIKKGAPWIVDQMKASGLRGRGGAGFPTGLKWSFMPKESDGRPSYLVINADESEPGTCKDREIMRHDPHTLIEGCLIASFAMNAHACYIYIRGEYIREREALQAAIDEAYDAGLVGKNACKSGWDFDIYLAHGAGAYICGEETALLESLEGKKGMPRMKPPFPAGAGLYGCPTTVNNVESIAVVPTILRRGPEWFAGFGRPNNAGTKLFAISGHVNNPCVVEEAMSITFEELIETHCGGIRGGWDNLKAVIPGGSSVPMIPGAQMKDAIMDFDYLREQRSGLGTAAVIVMDNSTDVIKAIWRLAKFYKHESCGQCTPCREGTGWMMRVMDRLVTGDAEPEEIDMLLDVTKQVEGHTICALGDAAAWPIQGLIRHFRDEIEDRIKHKRTGRVSAVAAE